Proteins encoded together in one Bifidobacteriaceae bacterium window:
- a CDS encoding MoxR family ATPase, with protein sequence MDPSQLPAFPPGSSGVAGGGRHAVAPASAVPAAAPPAPAPAPVPGSLPARVAPANAGARAASAPPAPPAPTPAPPPPQRQPAAGGQTLTPEAVAQGAQAIAANMARVITGKQEAIELTVTMFLAHGHVLIEDVPGVGKTMLAKSLAASVGASVKRIQFTPDLLPSDVTGSPIFNQATRQFEFEAGPVFANIVIADEINRASPRTQSALLECMEEGQVTVEGTTYALPSPFHVVATQNPIDMEGTHALLEAQRDRFMARIGLGYPDEEAEHVMVRARDLEEPIAAIRPVASLAAVARMMDACRRTYVAEPVSRYAVALTRATRHSPALTLGASPRAAVHLLTAAKALAAVQGRGYVIPDDVQSLAVPVLAHRVMPVAPARGAEAITQAAGIIRDCMATVPVPIAAER encoded by the coding sequence ATGGACCCGAGCCAACTGCCTGCCTTCCCACCGGGCAGTTCCGGGGTGGCGGGTGGCGGCCGCCACGCGGTCGCCCCGGCCAGCGCCGTCCCGGCCGCCGCGCCCCCGGCTCCGGCCCCGGCCCCGGTGCCAGGTTCCCTTCCGGCCCGCGTCGCCCCGGCGAACGCCGGCGCCCGTGCCGCAAGCGCCCCGCCGGCCCCTCCCGCGCCTACTCCTGCGCCGCCGCCTCCGCAGCGCCAACCGGCCGCGGGTGGCCAGACGCTGACCCCTGAAGCCGTCGCGCAGGGCGCCCAGGCGATCGCCGCCAACATGGCGCGGGTCATCACCGGCAAGCAAGAGGCCATCGAGTTGACGGTGACCATGTTCCTGGCGCACGGCCACGTCCTGATTGAAGACGTGCCCGGAGTAGGCAAGACCATGCTGGCCAAGTCCCTGGCCGCCTCTGTGGGCGCGTCCGTCAAACGGATCCAGTTCACCCCGGACCTGCTGCCCTCAGACGTGACCGGCTCGCCCATCTTCAACCAGGCCACCCGGCAGTTCGAGTTCGAGGCGGGCCCGGTGTTCGCCAACATTGTCATAGCGGACGAGATCAACCGCGCCTCCCCCCGCACCCAGTCCGCCCTGCTCGAATGCATGGAGGAGGGCCAGGTCACCGTGGAGGGCACCACCTACGCGCTGCCCAGCCCGTTCCACGTTGTGGCGACCCAGAACCCAATCGACATGGAGGGCACGCACGCCCTGCTTGAGGCCCAGCGCGACCGTTTCATGGCCCGGATCGGCCTGGGCTATCCGGACGAGGAAGCCGAGCACGTCATGGTGCGCGCCCGCGACCTGGAAGAGCCCATCGCGGCGATCCGGCCGGTGGCCTCGCTCGCCGCGGTCGCGCGGATGATGGACGCCTGCCGCCGCACCTATGTGGCCGAGCCGGTCAGCCGGTACGCCGTCGCCTTGACCAGGGCCACCCGCCACAGCCCCGCCCTGACCCTGGGGGCCTCCCCGCGCGCCGCCGTTCACTTGCTGACCGCCGCCAAAGCCCTGGCCGCCGTCCAAGGGCGCGGCTACGTCATTCCCGATGACGTCCAGAGCCTCGCCGTCCCCGTCCTGGCCCACCGGGTCATGCCGGTGGCGCCCGCGCGCGGCGCGGAGGCGATCACCCAGGCCGCCGGGATAATCCGCGACTGCATGGCCACGGTGCCGGTGCCGATCGCCGCCGAGCGCTAA
- a CDS encoding DUF58 domain-containing protein, whose protein sequence is MTAKRRLKPTGRGLCLALAGLAFLALAFVFERSDALMAGVILISALAASWVCARFARPPAAFVRSVTSGTLAPGSRVEVRLTPVPSSGFVPAPDCVRDRTPWLEAELAPDPTGTSLGYAFAAARRGVYQVGPAQIAVPSPLGLFAVTYLTAPSAEVLVAPKLVDVDVTMPDAESDIPQPRTQVGAERVTEPAAVRDYQSGDPRRLVHWKATARRDRLMVREVVLRGLPQTWVLVDNAAPAADDGEAALSLAASVALRLLRAGHTVHLTYLDASRGPDLRLEPAGGSAPLLAAFARIQLATPDEGAARTNGRGRGAAQASRPHSGGGAPPDAAGPAAEVPSLSRRLLADLGARGAVAPVYGAFAQADASVMAELGRLAAVARPGQLWLTGEALAQAADPLRTQGWTVVGAG, encoded by the coding sequence ATGACCGCGAAGCGGCGCCTGAAACCGACCGGTCGCGGGCTGTGCTTGGCGTTGGCGGGGCTGGCGTTCCTGGCGCTCGCCTTCGTCTTTGAGCGCTCCGACGCGCTGATGGCCGGGGTCATCCTGATCAGCGCGTTGGCGGCCAGTTGGGTTTGCGCCCGTTTCGCCCGGCCGCCGGCCGCCTTTGTGCGGAGCGTGACCTCCGGGACGCTGGCGCCTGGCTCCCGCGTGGAGGTCCGCCTCACCCCGGTGCCGTCCAGCGGATTCGTGCCCGCGCCGGACTGCGTCCGCGACCGCACGCCCTGGTTGGAGGCGGAACTGGCCCCCGATCCGACCGGCACTTCGCTGGGGTACGCTTTCGCGGCCGCCCGGCGGGGCGTGTACCAGGTCGGCCCCGCGCAGATCGCCGTCCCAAGCCCGCTTGGCCTCTTCGCCGTCACGTACCTGACCGCCCCGTCCGCAGAGGTCCTGGTCGCCCCCAAGCTGGTCGACGTGGACGTGACAATGCCGGACGCCGAATCCGACATCCCGCAACCCCGCACGCAAGTCGGTGCCGAACGGGTGACCGAACCGGCCGCCGTCCGCGACTACCAGTCCGGCGACCCCCGCCGCCTGGTCCACTGGAAGGCGACCGCCCGGCGCGACCGTCTGATGGTTCGCGAGGTGGTGTTGCGGGGCCTCCCCCAGACATGGGTGCTGGTGGACAACGCCGCCCCCGCCGCAGATGACGGCGAAGCCGCCTTGTCCCTGGCCGCCTCGGTCGCGTTGAGGCTGCTCCGCGCCGGCCACACCGTGCACTTGACCTACCTGGACGCCTCGCGCGGCCCGGACCTGCGGCTTGAACCGGCCGGCGGATCGGCCCCGCTCCTAGCCGCCTTCGCGCGGATTCAACTGGCGACCCCGGATGAGGGCGCGGCCCGGACAAACGGGCGCGGCCGCGGGGCGGCCCAAGCAAGCCGACCGCATTCGGGCGGGGGCGCCCCCCCGGACGCGGCGGGCCCCGCCGCTGAGGTCCCGTCCCTTAGCCGGAGGCTGTTAGCCGACCTGGGAGCGCGCGGCGCCGTGGCCCCCGTCTACGGGGCATTCGCCCAGGCGGACGCCAGCGTCATGGCGGAACTGGGTCGGCTCGCGGCGGTGGCCCGGCCCGGCCAGCTCTGGTTGACGGGGGAGGCGCTGGCCCAGGCGGCCGATCCGCTCCGCACGCAAGGCTGGACGGTGGTGGGAGCCGGATGA
- a CDS encoding DUF3488 and transglutaminase-like domain-containing protein, with protein sequence MNRVRPGALGAAVLLYLSLAVPVTHLIQGSNWFGWYVGFGFMVFAVGLIGRSLGLANGLVGVIQAALVPPALTAAFAADVAWAWVIPNVRVWDRFTDLGADLGRAFLLEASPLAAGEWIFAFVALSGAALAWVFDWYVFTVRAPAATGLFAALVGVVAVAFVHPGLPLTTFVPMTLAYLLLLVVTATGARPRLAGAAIVAGAVALGLAAGQVTPGLGIGGFVHGRDRGDVHIGGDNPLVDLGNDLRASPSTEALRYVSSVGPVYLRLTSLARFDGTTWLRRPAEQRFYTPGGDDFPPVPGSDEALAGSEAVIGVEIVDLNSDWLPVPYQPIGLQGVGWPLRVDADDLTMSFMEGRTEDQSYSVRAWRPDPASDQARALAAQPLTPQQLAQLEPATAVPEDLPAIIGETARDVVADVGEDPLARGLALEDYFRHSGFVYSMSTPAREGYDGDSGDVVARFLEVKSGYCVHFAAAMTLMARDLGIPARVAIGYLPGNPVSKNGDAVQYSVAADRLHAWPELYIPGSGWVGFEPTVSRGVASGYQSAAPSAPASPSAGPVSPPPSASASPSPSPSASRLPSPSASSGPGPASDPAPRAPLTWQVWSAGAGAVLLAAAAAPGLWRMALRRRRLRGGLASLWTEVVATAVDFGMTAPPSRTPAAVASSLASWLDDHGESPAARSAERLQDALELTVYAPPPAAARPNAESLHDARSVLRGLRRPQPRRTRLAAWWFPRSTRRRPRTR encoded by the coding sequence ATGAACAGGGTCCGTCCAGGCGCGCTGGGCGCCGCCGTGCTCCTGTACCTGTCGCTGGCGGTGCCGGTGACCCACCTGATCCAAGGCTCGAACTGGTTCGGGTGGTACGTCGGATTCGGCTTCATGGTCTTCGCGGTGGGCCTGATAGGCCGGTCGCTTGGCCTGGCCAACGGCCTGGTCGGCGTGATCCAGGCCGCGTTGGTGCCTCCCGCCCTGACGGCCGCCTTCGCGGCGGATGTGGCCTGGGCCTGGGTCATCCCGAACGTGCGGGTCTGGGATCGGTTCACCGACTTGGGCGCGGACCTGGGCCGCGCGTTCTTGCTGGAGGCCAGCCCGCTGGCGGCCGGCGAATGGATCTTCGCCTTTGTGGCGCTCAGCGGCGCGGCGCTCGCCTGGGTCTTCGACTGGTACGTCTTCACGGTCCGGGCACCCGCTGCCACCGGGCTGTTCGCGGCCCTGGTCGGGGTGGTGGCGGTGGCGTTCGTCCATCCTGGTCTGCCGCTCACCACCTTTGTGCCCATGACTCTCGCGTATCTGCTGCTGTTGGTGGTCACCGCCACGGGCGCGCGTCCGCGCCTGGCCGGGGCGGCCATCGTGGCCGGAGCCGTGGCGCTGGGTCTGGCCGCGGGGCAGGTGACGCCGGGGCTCGGCATCGGCGGCTTTGTCCACGGCCGCGACCGCGGCGACGTCCACATTGGCGGCGACAACCCGCTGGTCGACTTGGGGAACGACCTGCGGGCCAGCCCCAGCACGGAGGCGCTGCGCTATGTCTCCTCGGTTGGGCCGGTCTATCTCCGGCTGACCTCGCTGGCCCGGTTCGACGGCACCACCTGGCTGCGCCGACCCGCCGAACAGCGCTTCTACACGCCCGGCGGGGACGACTTCCCGCCCGTGCCCGGCAGCGACGAGGCGTTGGCCGGGTCTGAGGCCGTGATCGGCGTTGAGATCGTCGACCTCAACTCGGACTGGCTGCCCGTGCCTTACCAGCCGATCGGCCTTCAAGGCGTGGGCTGGCCGCTGCGGGTCGACGCGGACGATTTGACCATGTCCTTCATGGAGGGACGGACCGAGGACCAGTCCTACTCCGTGCGGGCCTGGCGGCCGGATCCCGCCTCGGACCAGGCGCGGGCGCTGGCCGCCCAGCCCTTGACCCCCCAACAGCTCGCGCAGCTTGAGCCCGCCACCGCGGTGCCGGAGGACCTGCCCGCCATCATTGGCGAAACCGCCCGGGACGTGGTCGCGGATGTGGGCGAGGACCCGTTGGCGCGGGGGCTCGCCCTGGAGGACTACTTCCGGCACTCCGGCTTTGTCTACTCGATGTCCACGCCCGCGCGCGAGGGCTACGACGGGGATTCGGGGGACGTCGTGGCGCGGTTCTTGGAGGTCAAATCCGGTTACTGCGTCCACTTCGCCGCGGCCATGACGTTGATGGCGCGGGATCTGGGCATTCCCGCCCGCGTCGCGATCGGCTACCTGCCGGGCAATCCCGTGTCCAAGAACGGGGACGCCGTCCAGTACTCCGTCGCCGCCGACCGCTTGCACGCCTGGCCCGAGTTGTACATCCCCGGCTCCGGCTGGGTTGGCTTCGAGCCGACCGTGTCCCGGGGGGTCGCCTCCGGCTACCAATCCGCCGCGCCGTCCGCCCCCGCGTCGCCGTCGGCCGGCCCCGTCTCGCCCCCGCCTTCAGCGTCCGCCTCGCCTTCGCCCAGCCCCTCCGCCTCACGCCTTCCGTCGCCCTCCGCCAGTTCGGGTCCCGGCCCCGCCTCCGATCCCGCCCCCCGCGCCCCGCTCACTTGGCAGGTTTGGAGCGCCGGAGCGGGCGCCGTGCTGCTCGCGGCCGCCGCCGCGCCGGGGCTGTGGCGGATGGCCCTCCGGCGGCGTCGGCTGCGCGGCGGGTTGGCCTCGCTGTGGACCGAGGTGGTCGCCACGGCGGTCGACTTCGGCATGACGGCGCCGCCTTCCCGCACGCCCGCGGCGGTGGCCAGTTCGTTGGCCTCGTGGCTGGACGATCACGGCGAGTCCCCGGCCGCCCGCTCGGCCGAGCGCCTCCAAGACGCCCTCGAGCTGACGGTCTACGCCCCGCCGCCCGCCGCCGCGCGCCCGAACGCCGAGAGTCTTCAC